A single Vigna radiata var. radiata cultivar VC1973A chromosome 8, Vradiata_ver6, whole genome shotgun sequence DNA region contains:
- the LOC106771370 gene encoding uncharacterized protein LOC106771370 encodes MIDAGSASLAVVYSDGNREINVGTVVVDPSLNFKSLLSLLSQMIGISPHQFSVYLAAVETDRKIPITAKVNLAAVRREATGHYFFVKRSKRAKKASANAKKKPPEKVMLLRRASAGDPPFNTTFAPPILGRADYEQRLMNFQMERDSFRMNMSAAINGVAVGRESPITVPASAAICEDCLKANTDGIDAAFHLCVLDTVTVGFRSLAGPISRPAKISGEDGA; translated from the coding sequence ATGATAGACGCAGGATCCGCGTCCCTTGCCGTCGTCTACTCCGACGGTAACCGCGAGATCAACGTTGGCACTGTCGTGGTGGACCCCTCGCTCAACTTTAAGAGTCTGCTCTCCCTCCTAAGCCAGATGATCGGGATCTCCCCTCACCAGTTCTCCGTATACCTCGCCGCCGTCGAGACCGACCGGAAAATTCCTATTACCGCCAAGGTCAACCTCGCCGCCGTGCGCCGAGAGGCTACGGGGCACTACTTTTTTGTCAAGCGCTCCAAGCGCGCGAAGAAGGCGTCTGCGAACGCAAAGAAGAAGCCGCCGGAGAAAGTCATGCTGCTCCGCCGTGCCTCCGCCGGAGATCCCCCTTTCAATACGACGTTCGCGCCGCCGATTCTCGGTCGCGCTGACTACGAGCAAAGATTGATGAATTTTCAGATGGAGAGAGACTCCTTTCGGATGAATATGAGTGCCGCAATCAACGGCGTCGCCGTCGGGAGAGAATCACCAATAACCGTTCCCGCCTCCGCCGCCATTTGCGAAGACTGTTTGAAGGCGAATACGGACGGAATCGACGCTGCTTTTCACCTGTGCGTGCTCGATACGGTGACGGTAGGGTTCCGGTCGTTGGCGGGACCAATTTCCCGGCCGGCGAAAATTTCCGGTGAAGACGGCGCCTGA